In bacterium, one DNA window encodes the following:
- the rimI gene encoding ribosomal protein S18-alanine N-acetyltransferase, protein MIKIVPPSDYPYLYAIDTANTPHHFGEEKLKSDFKEKEALIAGFYRQDTPVAFVDYRFYADEVHIIHIAVGPEHHRQGIGLTLLNYLKQQYPGCPIFLELRASNLKALWLYQRAGFKQDGVRKKYYSDGEDALLMSLRP, encoded by the coding sequence ATGATTAAAATAGTTCCTCCATCCGATTATCCTTATCTGTATGCCATCGATACAGCCAATACCCCACATCATTTTGGTGAAGAGAAATTAAAAAGTGATTTTAAGGAAAAAGAAGCTTTAATTGCAGGTTTTTATCGCCAGGATACTCCTGTTGCTTTTGTTGATTATCGTTTTTATGCCGACGAAGTGCATATTATTCATATTGCTGTAGGGCCCGAGCATCATCGCCAGGGTATTGGGCTTACTCTTTTAAACTATCTTAAACAACAGTATCCTGGCTGCCCCATTTTTTTAGAACTACGGGCTTCTAATCTTAAAGCGTTATGGTTGTATCAGCGTGCTGGCTTTAAGCAGGATGGAGTTCGCAAAAAATATTATAGTGATGGCGAAGATGCTCTTTTGATGAGCTTGAGACCCTAA
- a CDS encoding quinone-dependent dihydroorotate dehydrogenase, which yields MMEPELAHAFVKRGSTLLPKTLIRKSLCLKSAILTSTMGDITFSNPVGLAAGFDKNGEMISFMESLGFGFIEIGSVTTHPCAGNPRPRIFRLPKDESLINRMGLPNWGVSAVHQHLKNQRIKLPLGINVAKTPDFAYAKGVKKLTGIEDITSSFTELYPLASYLTINLSCPNTSDGRTFEDPAVFLELGQELSKIIKKQKKKKTVLVKLSPSLKPESLEKLLKHADDCGFDGFVVSNTSPERMNLISSPQALQKIGSGGLSGHGVLHASNDLLKRVYAITGPSKIIMGVGGIMSFEDLLAKLSLGASHFQVYTGLIYKGPFFIYELNKALLAYCKKLGVDQYLDLRGKPLKR from the coding sequence ATGATGGAGCCTGAATTGGCTCATGCCTTTGTAAAGCGAGGGAGTACTTTGTTGCCTAAAACGCTTATCCGCAAATCGCTTTGTTTAAAATCAGCTATTTTAACATCTACAATGGGCGATATCACTTTTTCAAATCCAGTTGGTCTTGCAGCTGGTTTTGATAAAAATGGTGAAATGATTTCTTTTATGGAATCGCTTGGATTTGGCTTTATAGAAATTGGTTCCGTCACCACCCATCCCTGTGCAGGTAATCCAAGACCACGCATTTTTAGATTACCAAAGGATGAATCTCTTATCAACCGTATGGGATTGCCTAATTGGGGAGTATCGGCTGTTCATCAGCATTTAAAGAATCAGCGTATTAAATTACCGTTAGGCATTAATGTGGCTAAAACCCCTGACTTCGCCTATGCAAAGGGAGTAAAAAAACTAACAGGCATTGAAGATATTACATCTAGTTTTACAGAGCTGTATCCTTTAGCTTCCTATCTTACTATCAATCTTAGTTGTCCTAATACATCCGATGGACGCACATTTGAAGACCCTGCTGTATTTTTAGAGCTAGGTCAGGAACTTTCTAAAATTATTAAAAAGCAAAAAAAGAAAAAAACGGTTTTGGTAAAATTATCTCCAAGTTTAAAACCGGAAAGTTTGGAAAAGCTTTTAAAACATGCCGATGATTGTGGCTTTGATGGTTTTGTAGTAAGTAATACGTCTCCGGAACGCATGAACTTAATCAGTTCGCCTCAAGCACTGCAAAAAATTGGTTCGGGTGGTTTGTCGGGACATGGCGTACTACATGCCTCTAATGATCTGCTCAAGCGTGTTTATGCCATCACAGGGCCTTCCAAAATTATTATGGGAGTAGGGGGCATTATGAGTTTTGAAGATCTCCTTGCCAAATTAAGCCTGGGGGCTAGCCATTTTCAAGTGTATACAGGTCTTATTTACAAGGGGCCTTTCTTTATTTATGAGCTCAATAAGGCGCTTTTAGCCTACTGTAAAAAGCTAGGCGTGGATCAATATTTGGATTTAAGAGGAAAACCCTTGAAGAGGTAA
- a CDS encoding HNH endonuclease has product MTGGAVLVLNRSFLPIHITDVKKALCLLYRGLAKVVDHEYSLVDFLSWMELSAESDKESIGLVNRTIRIPRVILLTFYDKIPTRTVRFSRLNVFLRDNNTCQYCQKRFSKSGLNLDHVVPVSHGGKTNWENVVCSCVPCNIKKGGRTPQQAGMALMKQPIKPHWSIILRLLSRPRFHEAWKPFLNMIDYSYWNVELAE; this is encoded by the coding sequence ATGACTGGTGGCGCTGTTTTAGTTTTAAATCGCTCCTTCCTTCCTATTCACATCACCGATGTAAAAAAAGCGCTTTGCTTATTATACAGGGGGCTTGCAAAAGTAGTTGATCACGAATACTCACTTGTTGATTTTTTAAGCTGGATGGAGCTTTCTGCAGAAAGCGACAAAGAAAGTATTGGTTTGGTGAATCGTACCATTCGCATTCCACGGGTTATTTTACTTACTTTTTACGACAAAATTCCTACGCGCACGGTGCGCTTTTCACGCCTTAATGTTTTTTTGCGCGATAATAATACCTGTCAGTATTGCCAAAAACGCTTTTCTAAAAGTGGATTAAATTTAGATCATGTGGTTCCAGTATCGCACGGTGGTAAAACAAATTGGGAAAATGTGGTGTGCAGTTGTGTGCCTTGCAATATTAAAAAGGGTGGCCGAACACCACAACAAGCCGGAATGGCCTTAATGAAACAGCCTATAAAGCCACATTGGTCTATTATCTTGCGTTTACTGAGCCGTCCGCGTTTTCATGAAGCCTGGAAACCTTTTCTTAATATGATTGATTACTCTTACTGGAATGTAGAGCTAGCAGAATGA
- a CDS encoding RluA family pseudouridine synthase: protein MRLDLYLSQNHPLSRSQIARLIKEGHVLVNGLPAKPSYSVLDSDKVVLNIPAVKPSPLTPHDLPLDILYEDKNLAVINKPAHLVVHPGAGHKEATLTQALLYHFKGLSTIGGVERPGIVHRLDKGTSGVMLVAKNDKTHLKLSELFKNHSIEKTYLALCYGKFKNKKGTIKTGIARSLSNRKKFSVSEKGKIAISHYEVLKEKYGLSLVEVKIETGRTHQIRVHLTHLGHPLVGDETYGSHSRSVKNVNKMWAADLAKINRPLLHAFKIKIPDMKKEFKAAVPKDFKLVQKKLL from the coding sequence ATGAGACTCGATTTATATCTTTCACAAAATCATCCTTTAAGCCGTTCGCAAATAGCCCGTCTTATTAAAGAGGGTCATGTACTGGTAAATGGATTGCCAGCCAAACCTTCGTATTCTGTATTAGACAGCGATAAAGTAGTTTTAAATATTCCCGCTGTAAAACCAAGTCCATTGACTCCACACGATTTACCTTTGGATATTCTTTACGAAGATAAAAATTTGGCAGTTATTAATAAACCGGCACATCTTGTGGTTCATCCCGGAGCAGGGCACAAGGAAGCTACACTGACACAGGCTTTGCTTTATCACTTTAAGGGTTTGTCAACCATTGGAGGTGTAGAGCGTCCGGGTATAGTTCATAGACTTGATAAAGGAACCAGCGGTGTGATGCTGGTAGCTAAAAACGATAAAACACATCTTAAACTTTCAGAGCTTTTTAAAAATCACTCTATTGAAAAAACATATTTGGCTCTCTGTTATGGAAAATTTAAAAACAAAAAGGGAACTATTAAAACAGGCATTGCGCGTAGTTTAAGTAATAGAAAAAAGTTTTCTGTAAGTGAAAAGGGCAAAATTGCTATTAGTCATTACGAAGTACTAAAAGAAAAATACGGTTTAAGTTTGGTGGAAGTAAAAATTGAAACGGGACGAACACATCAAATTAGAGTTCATTTAACGCATTTAGGACATCCACTGGTTGGTGATGAAACCTATGGAAGTCATAGTCGAAGCGTAAAAAATGTAAATAAAATGTGGGCTGCCGACTTAGCCAAAATAAATCGCCCACTATTGCATGCATTTAAAATTAAAATTCCTGATATGAAGAAAGAATTTAAAGCTGCTGTACCTAAAGACTTTAAATTGGTACAAAAGAAATTATTATGA